The genomic interval ACAGAAATGGTGTTCATGAACCAAAATATGACTTGAGTGCGCTTCATGATTCCCTCATTAAATTTGGTGCGACCATCCGGACTTGAACCGGAATCTGCGGTTTAGGAAACCGAAGCTCTATCCTGTTGAGCTATGGTCGCATCCTAATTATAACATGGTAAACATGAAAAATACGGTAAAGATGTAAATTTGAATCACTTTGAGCCATTACAAGCGATGCTGATATGGCACTTTTTAGGAATGTTTTTACGATAAGGACTTAGTAGGTAAATCTGGCAGCGAGTGTATCAATATCACTCTCTTTGGCGTGCTTTAAGGACTGTTCAGCGCTCATGCCCATTAACTTTCCGGCAGTCAGAGCGTCAAAGCTTTTCACTGACACTAAATATCTCATTCCGGACTCTCTAAAGCTCATTGTCTTCACTCCTTCGATGTTGAAGTAAAGATCCAGGAAAGAATTTGTTGTTCTTCGTGTCCATTTGAGTGGGCGCTTGCCAACCAGTTGATTCAACGTATCCCAAATGAAATCTTGAACTACTGGATTAACAATTCCAGTACGTTGATTGGCCCCTTTTCCAATCGTTACAATCAGGGACTTTGTATTGCCTGATTCAGTCCATTTTAGACTACTTTTCGATACCATTTGAATTTCTTCAAGAGTAGGGCCGACACATGCTAAAAGAATAAAGAAGGCTCTTCGAGCTTTTGGGATATCTTCTGATAAAGAGAGAACGACAAGAAAATCCTCAAATTTTGCCGGGATAATGGTCGCCAAAGTGGTCTCGCCACTTCCGCGCGGCAGCTCCTCGAAAAATTCAGCAAAGGGGCTTGATGTGTTTCTACTTGCTGATTTTTTGTTGATCTGTTTCATTTTCTCCCCCGACCAAATATCCCTTTTGCGTCGCGATTTCACGACACTTCTTGCAATACGATGATGGTACATTACCCTTCAATCCCCAAGATGACAATGGAATGTGCGTGTCCCATCCAAGACTTCTTCCGCACAAAGAATTCCCAGCTCCACCTGAATACCTCTCTTCGCCGGGTTTAATTTCTCGTAAATGATAGTTCCACTGAGAAGTGTTCGTTTCGGCGATAATTAGCTTTTTGTCATTCATGGCCCTGCTCCTATTTTTCAACCTTAAAGAAAGCAACCTCAATATTCTCTAAAGATCCGCCATCAATCGTTGACCCATCAGTAAATTGAAATACCTTGTTAAGTTCATGAAGGTTTGGAGTCCACGGATTATGAAGTAGACGGTCTGTTTTTACTCGATACAGAGTGACATACTGAGGATCTTTTATTTTTGCAGAAATCCAATTACTGATTTCATCGTGTTCTAAGCCCTCTGGTGGCTTAATCACTGACTTAAAACCAGCGGACCGGGTGTCAACGCCTTCAAGAAGTGTCGGCGCCTTATAGTCTCCAACAAGCATTTGCGGGGGCTGGAAAAAGTAAACGTCTTGCTCATTGAAACTAATCTTATCTTTGCGCATCCATAGAAAAAGAGCGTGGGTTTTAACTTCGTTCGATACATCCTCTTGAAAGAAAGCCATACTTTGTTCAGGAAGATTCTTAACGAAACTTCTACTAATATCTCTAGAGTGAAGTCGAACACCAAACTGTTCAAGTTTTTGAACCATCTCCGGAGCGACCCAAAGATGAATACTTTTGTCTGTCAAATCTTTTGCAATCTCTGATGAAATTACTCCGGAGTCCACGGCATTTTGCAGCTTAGACCTATTTGCATCGTCATGATACTCAGCAAGCTCTCTGTATTTGATGATAAACGCATTATGATGAGCAAAATAAGTCTTGCTTGCTCGGTTATAATTATCAATGAGTTCTTTCAGTTTTGGATCTGGTTTTTTAAGATCATTTGGCTTTGACATGGTCATCAATCCATCTCTTCAACCATTTTACGAACCATATTCAGGTGCTCTCTTGATTGAGGCACACCTGTGTCGTTAGTTGCAAGAAAAGCTTGAGCTCGTTCTTTTTTGGTTGAATCTTCTGGGAGAACACCGACGCGAACAGTGCTTCTTCGCAAGAAGATTTGGTCTTGGCGAGAAAGTTCGGAAAATTTATAGCCACGGTACTCGAATTGATCTTTCAAATAGTCTTGAATCGTTGAAAGGCGCTGCTTTCCGTCTACTACCTCGTAATCTATCCCAGTTTTAACTGAAACTTCGGCAGGGATTTCAGCAAGCAGCACCGACCCGGTATCAATCTCAGCAAAAATGGCATCAAGAAATTTCACGCGATTTTCCATGTCCCACACATCGCCTCGCTGATATGAGGCATTGAAATCAAGACCTGAGTTGCAAATATCAGAAAAGCTTCTAACTCCCATAGAAACACGGCGAGACTCATCGGGCCGGAAATTTGATTCTTTATTCTTGCTCATGACTTCTCCTGGTAAAAGAGGTGTGAGTTTTTAAGCGGCTGAGTCGATGTATTCTTGAGGAACGACAACGAGGTCTTGAATTCCGGGAACCTCTCGTGCCAATAGCCCCACGGCCTTGGTTCCAAGTTTGGCTTGCAGGCCAAGTAGCGCATATCGAACAACCTGGTGAGCATAATCCCCAGTGAGATTTCTAGAGCACTTCACTTTGGCATCAGTATAGGCTTTATGCTTTTTGATCTGAGATACCGAGTATTCGGTCGAGGACTTTGTCCCGTTCATATGTTCTCCTTGGTTACGGACATAGTAACAAAATATTACATAATGTCGTAGTATTATAGTTAATTATGTCATTTCGAAACAAAATGCTATAAAAATGTTTCATTATACTGAAAAACGTCGCTATAACAGACATTTAAATTGAAAGATATACGAATATTTCGTATCCTGTCTTAGA from Bdellovibrio sp. BCCA carries:
- a CDS encoding DUF262 domain-containing protein, translated to MSKNKESNFRPDESRRVSMGVRSFSDICNSGLDFNASYQRGDVWDMENRVKFLDAIFAEIDTGSVLLAEIPAEVSVKTGIDYEVVDGKQRLSTIQDYLKDQFEYRGYKFSELSRQDQIFLRRSTVRVGVLPEDSTKKERAQAFLATNDTGVPQSREHLNMVRKMVEEMD